From Gemmatimonadaceae bacterium, one genomic window encodes:
- a CDS encoding HNH endonuclease gives MVPLRRALRLVIDGKAEIVEADPDRHVRSERLSLPRPVVIRLRKFVHVPRKFRRQVTNTFLFARDRYRCQYCGKMQMELKPRESLTRDHLVPISRGGSNDWTNVVTACSPCNTRKANRLPSEIGMHPLHAPVEPHFVHLSWAVRRLTPTQARYIKLFYGEETLHYLEDLEHRHPRHEPVRLLS, from the coding sequence ACGGCAAGGCGGAAATCGTCGAGGCCGATCCGGATCGGCACGTCCGATCCGAGCGGCTGAGCCTGCCCCGTCCCGTCGTCATCCGGCTGCGCAAGTTCGTGCACGTTCCGCGCAAGTTCCGGCGCCAGGTGACCAACACCTTCCTGTTCGCGCGCGACCGGTACCGCTGCCAGTACTGCGGCAAGATGCAGATGGAGCTGAAGCCGCGGGAGTCGCTGACGCGCGACCACCTCGTTCCGATCTCGCGTGGCGGTTCGAACGACTGGACGAACGTCGTCACCGCTTGCAGCCCCTGCAACACGAGGAAGGCGAACCGCCTGCCGAGCGAGATCGGGATGCATCCGCTGCACGCTCCGGTCGAGCCGCACTTCGTGCACCTGAGCTGGGCCGTGCGGCGCCTCACGCCGACGCAGGCGCGGTACATCAAGCTGTTCTACGGCGAAGAGACGCTGCACTACCTCGAGGATCTGGAGCACCGGCACCCGCGGCATGAGCCGGTGAGGCTGCTGAGCTGA